A window of the Lactuca sativa cultivar Salinas chromosome 7, Lsat_Salinas_v11, whole genome shotgun sequence genome harbors these coding sequences:
- the LOC111911050 gene encoding uncharacterized protein LOC111911050: MDLDTGLSPIMAKELQQLSNTFEKITSDLYRVVQDPKESLRSFVNMFGREALSIPNVDMATAVEAFKMGLKKESPFYEDLVTTPCKRMDEVRSRALRYDIQEEVEKLLKTGMIREDDMVVNSNKDEDHLKDLEEAFDILEEYNMKLNPSKCDFGMISGKFLGYMVTKRGIEGNNEWLEESEEEPEEDPEEESEEKPEEDPEEESEEEPEAEAEGGPAEPVMDLEEEEAEGDLEEEPNEDEDGDSDAESEVINPLIRLGCPLRG; encoded by the exons ATGGACCTTGACACAGGTTTAAGCCCGATCATGGCTAAGGAACTTCAGCAATTAAG CAACACATTCgaaaagatcactagtgatctttatCGAGTGGTTCAAGATCCAAAGGAATCCCTTAGGAGTTTTGTGAACATGTTTGGTAGGGAAGCTCTGAGTATCCCCAACGTTGATATGGCGACTGCAGTTGAAGCCTTTAAAATGGGATTAAAGAAGGAATCTCCTTTCTACGAAGACCTCGTAACGACTCCATGCAAACGGATGGACGAAGTTAGGAGTAGAGCACTAAG GTATGATATACAAGAAGAAGTGGAAAAACTTCTTAAAACAGGAATGATCAGGGAG GATGACATGGTGGTCAATTCAAATAAAGATGAAGATCATCTCAAGGATCTTGAAGAAGCCTTCGACATACTGGAGGAATATAACATGAAGTTGAATCCCTCCAAGTGTGACTTTGGAATGATATCAGGAAAATTCCTTGGATACATGGTGACCAAAAGAGGAATCGAA gggaataacgaATGGCTGGAAGAATCAGAGGAAGAACCTGAAGAGGACCCCGAGGAGGAGTCTGAAGAGAAACCcgaggaagaccccgaggaggaatccgAGGAAGAACCTGAGGCGGAAGCCGAAGGCGGACCTGCCGAGCCAGTGATGgatctggaggaggaggaagccgAAGGAGATCTCGAGGAAGAACCCAACGAAGATGAAgatggtgattcggacgcagagtccgaagtcatcaacccccttaTACGATTAGGGTGCCCGCTTCGTGGGTAG